The Eurosta solidaginis isolate ZX-2024a chromosome 4, ASM4086904v1, whole genome shotgun sequence genome includes a window with the following:
- the LOC137248458 gene encoding putative gustatory receptor 2a, with translation MIIRERLKKLVLILDEQKLYEDVHMQDGNSAVKNFFRTQHNGTLSCFPYIRNIDLTRLHIIRDLYNRLWELTAHVNRNFGFSLLTNVGNDLLAIISNSYWIFINFNNYSNTMEQLLQSTSNALLSLPHMFNVLSLALLCEETLQKTTEIAYGLHNLETCMPNNHQYNIVIEQFSLQLLHQKITFSAAGFFNINCRLLYSIAGATTTYLIILIQFQMSGDRVPQNCTISTDDV, from the exons ATGATTATACGTGAACGCTTGAAGAAATTGGTACTAATTTTGGATGAGCAGAAGCTATATGAAGACGTTCATATGCAGGATGGCAACTCTGCAGTTAAGAATTTTTTTCGAACTCAACATAACGGTACTCTGAGTTGCTTCCCTTATATTCGAAATATTGATTTGACACGTTTGCATATTATTCGTGATCTCTACAATCGTTTGTGGGAGTTAACGGCACATGTAAATAGAAATTTTGGGTTTTCGTTATTGACAAATGTCGGTAATGATCTTTTGGCAATCATATCGAATAGTTATtggatttttataaattttaataattactCAAATACAATGGAACAGCTTCTACAATCGACAAGTAACGCTTTATTATCTCTGCCGCATATGTTTAATGTTCTATCATTGGCATTACTTTGCGAAGAAACTTTACAAAAG ACTACTGAAATCGCCTACGGTCTACATAATCTGGAGACGTGTATGCCGAACAATCATCAATACAACATCGTG ATCGAGCAATTCTCTTTACAGCTACTTCATCAAAAGATTACCTTCTCTGCAGCTGGGTTCTTCAACATCAATTGCAGACTACTTTATTCG aTTGCTGGCGCCACAACCACATACCTAATCATTCTTATTCAGTTTCAAATGAGTGGTGACAGAGTACCACAAAACTGTACCATATCAACAGATGATGTATAA
- the LOC137247820 gene encoding putative gustatory receptor 2a produces MQDGNSAVKNFFRTQHNGTLSCFPYIRNIDLTRLHIIRDLYNRLWELTAHVNRNFGFSLLTNVGNDLLAIISNSYWIFINFNNYSNTMEQLLQSTSNALLSLPHMFNVLSLALLCEETLQKTTEIAYGLHNLETCMPNNHQYNIVIEQFSLQLLHQKITFSAAGFFNINCRLLYSIAGATTTYLIILIQFQMSGDRVPQNCTISTDDV; encoded by the exons ACTCAACATAACGGTACTCTGAGTTGCTTCCCTTATATTCGAAATATTGATTTGACACGTTTGCATATTATTCGTGATCTCTACAATCGTTTGTGGGAGTTAACGGCACATGTAAATAGAAATTTTGGGTTTTCGTTATTGACAAATGTCGGTAATGATCTTTTGGCAATCATATCGAATAGTTATtggatttttataaattttaataattactCAAATACAATGGAACAGCTTCTACAATCGACAAGTAACGCTTTATTATCTCTGCCGCATATGTTTAATGTTCTATCATTGGCATTACTTTGCGAAGAAACTTTACAAAAG ACTACTGAAATCGCCTACGGTCTACATAATCTGGAGACGTGTATGCCGAACAATCATCAATACAACATCGTG ATCGAGCAATTCTCTTTACAGCTACTTCATCAAAAGATTACCTTCTCTGCAGCTGGGTTCTTCAACATCAATTGCAGACTACTTTATTCG aTTGCTGGCGCCACAACCACATACCTAATCATTCTTATTCAGTTTCAAATGAGTGGTGACAGGGTACCACAAAACTGTACCATATCAACAGATGATGTATAA